In Microbacterium maritypicum, the following are encoded in one genomic region:
- the ftsW gene encoding putative lipid II flippase FtsW — MTQVSRPPRSESGGLAARVSLGRRFTPVSTEFLLIASTALLLTLFGLVMVLSATSATAVASGADPMGGVLRQGVFALLGVPLMFLISRLPVAFLKKMAWPALFGAVALQLLVFTPLGIEDGGNRNWIDIGGFTLQPSEFLKLALALWIAAVLLRKQAMLGTWHHVFIPVIPVGALAIGTVLAGKDLGTAMVLVLILLGCLFFSGVKLRLFIIPVVIGIGAVLAYALSSQDRMRRITATCDNMALYESDCYQSIHGIWGMASGGIFGLGLGNSQEKYGWLPAAGNDFIFAIVGEELGLIGCIVVLALFTFFTVGAFHVIRKTPDPFIRVAAGGITVWIVGQAVLNIGVVIGVFPVMGVPLPFMSQGGTALLAVLIACGVLLAFARTIPVVEKPSAERGRVTR, encoded by the coding sequence ATGACGCAGGTGTCCCGCCCTCCGCGCTCTGAGTCCGGCGGACTCGCCGCCAGGGTGTCGCTCGGACGCCGGTTCACGCCGGTGTCGACCGAGTTCCTCCTCATCGCGTCGACCGCCCTGCTGCTGACACTCTTCGGCCTGGTCATGGTGCTCTCCGCGACCAGCGCGACCGCGGTCGCGAGCGGAGCCGATCCGATGGGCGGCGTCCTCCGCCAGGGCGTGTTCGCGCTCCTCGGAGTCCCGCTGATGTTCCTGATCAGCCGTCTACCCGTCGCGTTCCTGAAGAAGATGGCGTGGCCCGCGCTGTTCGGCGCCGTCGCCCTGCAGCTACTCGTGTTCACCCCCCTGGGGATCGAAGACGGCGGAAACCGGAACTGGATCGACATCGGCGGCTTCACGCTGCAGCCCTCCGAGTTCCTGAAGCTCGCACTGGCTCTGTGGATCGCCGCGGTGCTGCTGCGCAAGCAGGCCATGCTCGGCACCTGGCACCACGTCTTCATCCCCGTGATCCCGGTCGGGGCGCTGGCGATCGGTACCGTGCTCGCCGGCAAGGACCTCGGCACCGCGATGGTGCTGGTGCTCATCCTGCTGGGCTGTCTCTTCTTCTCGGGCGTCAAGCTTCGCCTGTTCATCATCCCGGTGGTGATCGGCATCGGCGCGGTCCTCGCCTACGCGCTGTCGAGCCAGGACCGGATGCGGCGCATCACGGCGACCTGCGACAACATGGCGCTGTACGAGAGCGACTGCTACCAGTCCATCCACGGCATCTGGGGGATGGCATCGGGCGGGATATTCGGGCTCGGACTCGGCAACTCCCAGGAGAAGTACGGCTGGCTGCCCGCCGCCGGCAACGACTTCATCTTCGCGATCGTCGGGGAAGAGCTCGGGCTGATCGGCTGCATCGTCGTTCTGGCGCTGTTCACGTTCTTCACGGTCGGTGCCTTCCACGTGATCCGGAAGACGCCGGATCCCTTCATCCGCGTCGCGGCCGGCGGAATCACGGTGTGGATCGTCGGTCAGGCCGTGCTCAACATCGGCGTCGTCATCGGTGTGTTCCCGGTGATGGGAGTCCCGCTCCCGTTCATGTCTCAGGGAGGCACGGCACTGCTCGCCGTGCTGATCGCGTGTGGGGTGCTGCTCGCCTTCGCGCGCACCATTCCCGTGGTCGAGAAGCCCTCAGCCGAGCGGGGTAGGGTCACCAGGTGA
- a CDS encoding glycosyltransferase, with amino-acid sequence MTSYLLAGGGTAGHVNPLLAVADALRERDADATVLVLGTAEGLESRLVPARGYELLVVDKVPFPRRPNRQAAAFPMRFRKAIAQVRAHIRRHGVDVVVGFGGYASAPAYVAARREGVPFVVHEANAKPGLANVLGARRAAAVGVAFEGTPLRGSETVGMPLRQEVITLDRAATRVEAADYFGLDPDRPVLLAFGGSLGAQRLNEALADSWRDVLAAGWQLLHVTGERSDLADPGAEGYALRRYVDRMDLAFALADLIVSRSGSATVSEISALGIPALYVPYSVGNGEQRLNAASAVAAGAAELLDDATFDGDAVRRIVVPVLGDRDRLDRMAAAAETAGTRNGTENVIGLIDRALDAV; translated from the coding sequence GTGACCTCGTACCTCCTCGCCGGCGGTGGCACCGCCGGCCATGTGAACCCCCTGCTCGCCGTCGCCGACGCACTTCGTGAACGCGACGCCGATGCCACCGTGCTCGTGCTCGGTACGGCCGAGGGGCTGGAGTCCCGGCTGGTACCTGCTCGAGGGTACGAATTGCTCGTCGTCGACAAGGTCCCGTTCCCGCGTCGTCCGAACCGCCAGGCCGCGGCCTTCCCGATGCGGTTCCGCAAGGCGATCGCTCAGGTGCGCGCGCACATCCGCCGACACGGCGTCGATGTCGTCGTCGGATTCGGGGGCTACGCATCCGCACCCGCCTACGTGGCTGCGCGGCGTGAGGGCGTGCCGTTCGTGGTGCACGAGGCCAACGCCAAGCCCGGTCTCGCCAACGTGCTCGGGGCCCGCCGTGCCGCGGCCGTAGGCGTGGCGTTCGAGGGCACGCCGCTCCGGGGCAGCGAGACGGTCGGGATGCCGCTGCGCCAGGAGGTCATCACGCTCGATCGTGCGGCGACGCGCGTGGAGGCCGCGGACTACTTCGGTCTCGACCCGGATCGCCCGGTGCTGCTCGCGTTCGGCGGCTCGCTCGGCGCCCAGCGCCTCAACGAGGCCCTCGCGGACTCCTGGCGCGATGTCCTCGCAGCCGGGTGGCAGCTGCTGCACGTGACGGGCGAGCGCAGCGATCTCGCCGATCCAGGCGCCGAGGGGTACGCGCTGCGGCGCTACGTCGACCGGATGGATCTGGCCTTCGCTCTGGCGGACCTGATCGTGTCGCGGTCCGGCTCGGCGACGGTCAGCGAGATCAGTGCGCTGGGCATCCCCGCCCTCTACGTGCCGTACTCGGTCGGCAACGGCGAGCAGCGCCTGAACGCGGCGTCTGCGGTGGCGGCAGGAGCGGCCGAGCTTCTCGACGACGCGACGTTCGACGGCGACGCCGTACGGCGGATCGTCGTGCCGGTCCTGGGAGACAGGGACAGGCTCGACCGGATGGCCGCCGCGGCCGAGACGGCGGGCACCCGCAACGGCACCGAGAACGTGATCGGGTTGATCGACCGCGCATTGGACGCGGTCTGA
- the murF gene encoding UDP-N-acetylmuramoyl-tripeptide--D-alanyl-D-alanine ligase — MIALTLAEITAAVSGDLRVAGEDTAETVVDGPVDTDSRTMVPGSIFVAKPGAETDGHQFVGAAVAAGAVLAIVEHPVDVPVSQIVVADAVAALGELAREVVARVRAGGSLRIIGITGSNGKTTTKNFLARILEGEGETVAPVKSFNNEVGAPVTMLRVTENTRFLVSEFGAAAPGSIAHLAGLVEPDVAVVLMVGMAHAGGFGGIEATAKAKAELVEAARVPGTAVLNVDDSRVAAMQELAEARGLQVVGFGQGPSADVRAHDISVSASGTTCTVEVGGDRLTLRLRVLGAHHVSNALAAIAAALVVGVTPPDAVARLETVEIAERWRMQPLGSDRVRIINDAYNASPDSMAAALRTLAQITGPEERTVAVLGAMTELGEGAGEEHDRIGLLAVRLNIQRIVVVGPEARRLYLAAVGEGSWDSEAIHLPDQEAAFEYLRTELRDGDRVLVKSSNSVGLRHLGDRLGELFS, encoded by the coding sequence ATGATCGCCCTGACGCTCGCTGAGATCACCGCCGCAGTGAGCGGTGATCTGCGCGTGGCCGGAGAAGACACGGCCGAGACCGTCGTCGACGGCCCCGTCGACACGGACTCGCGGACGATGGTTCCCGGCTCAATCTTCGTCGCGAAGCCCGGCGCGGAGACCGACGGTCACCAGTTCGTGGGAGCTGCTGTCGCGGCCGGCGCCGTGCTGGCGATCGTGGAGCACCCGGTCGATGTCCCCGTCAGCCAGATCGTCGTCGCCGACGCCGTCGCGGCGCTGGGAGAGCTGGCCAGAGAGGTCGTGGCTCGCGTGCGTGCCGGCGGCTCCCTCCGCATCATCGGGATCACCGGATCCAACGGCAAGACCACCACGAAGAACTTCCTCGCACGCATCCTCGAGGGTGAGGGCGAAACCGTCGCGCCGGTCAAGTCGTTCAACAACGAGGTCGGCGCCCCCGTCACGATGCTCCGCGTCACCGAGAACACGCGGTTCCTGGTGAGCGAGTTCGGGGCGGCGGCACCGGGCAGCATCGCGCACCTCGCCGGTCTCGTCGAGCCCGACGTGGCCGTCGTGCTCATGGTCGGCATGGCGCACGCCGGCGGATTCGGGGGGATCGAAGCCACTGCGAAGGCGAAGGCCGAGCTCGTCGAAGCGGCTCGCGTGCCCGGGACCGCCGTTCTCAACGTCGACGACAGCAGGGTCGCCGCCATGCAGGAGCTCGCCGAAGCGCGTGGCTTGCAGGTCGTCGGCTTCGGGCAGGGTCCGAGTGCCGATGTCCGCGCGCACGACATCTCCGTTTCCGCCTCCGGCACGACCTGCACCGTCGAGGTCGGCGGTGACCGCCTGACGCTGCGCCTGCGGGTCCTCGGCGCGCATCACGTGTCCAACGCGCTGGCAGCCATCGCCGCAGCGCTCGTCGTCGGCGTCACTCCCCCAGACGCGGTCGCGCGTCTGGAGACGGTCGAGATCGCCGAGCGGTGGCGCATGCAGCCGCTGGGCAGCGACCGTGTGCGGATCATCAACGACGCCTACAACGCGAGCCCCGATTCCATGGCCGCGGCGCTGCGGACTCTCGCGCAGATCACCGGGCCGGAGGAGCGCACCGTCGCCGTTCTCGGCGCGATGACCGAGCTCGGAGAAGGTGCGGGGGAGGAGCACGACCGTATCGGTCTGCTCGCGGTGCGGCTCAACATCCAACGCATCGTCGTCGTCGGCCCTGAGGCGCGGCGGCTCTACCTCGCTGCGGTCGGCGAGGGCTCCTGGGACAGCGAGGCCATCCACCTCCCCGACCAGGAGGCAGCCTTCGAGTACCTGCGCACCGAGCTCCGCGACGGTGACCGTGTACTCGTGAAGTCATCCAATTCCGTGGGCCTCCGGCATCTCGGCGATCGTCTGGGAGAATTGTTCTCGTGA
- a CDS encoding peptidoglycan D,D-transpeptidase FtsI family protein gives MTTRATRGPRRRTVVALAVILSVLAAFVVRLVDIQVVSADEHVAQSLTKIGAGDKIPGQRGSVVDAGGTVLASSVLVYDAQLSPLVINQFEEKDPKVPWAEASEKIAAITGQTGDEVRALVADALAKDSQSQYAPLKKSLTTEQYIELRDLKLAYLHMEGRETRVYPNGAVAGNILGFLDGSGTAQAGVEQLGEECLAPIDGEESYRRGANGVVIPGSERTVDAVDGGSVQLTINSDLQWYLQQMVGEEARKQGAKGGTVTVVEAKTGKIRAAAEWPSLDPNDLDSSTPETRYSQIFHRDFEPGSTFKAITAAAVIEGAGLTPLSTVTASSRETFPNGAVINDAFNHPAYNYTLAGGLIDSSNVALSKFGTKVSPEVRYDYLERFGVGDKTIDFPSEVGGTLHPVSEWDSQSLYTTTFGQYYTVTAAQLAGAYQAIANGGEKIDLSLVESCTKADGTVAAPDKPKHEQIIEKQTAAEITRMLENVAVQGGNAERIQVPGYRVTSKTGTAQVADPVNGGYKNGVYYTSMVGFAPVDDPQYVVVVTLDEPTKVVSSAATASAFQKAMTQVMKTYRVMPSSVPMDELLPKFG, from the coding sequence ATGACGACACGAGCCACCCGCGGACCGCGGCGACGCACCGTCGTCGCCCTCGCCGTCATCCTGTCCGTGCTGGCGGCCTTCGTGGTGCGTCTGGTCGACATCCAGGTCGTGAGCGCCGACGAGCACGTCGCTCAGTCGCTCACCAAGATCGGCGCGGGCGACAAGATCCCGGGTCAGCGCGGATCGGTCGTCGACGCCGGTGGAACGGTCCTCGCCTCGAGCGTGCTCGTGTACGACGCGCAACTCAGCCCGCTCGTCATCAACCAGTTCGAAGAGAAGGACCCGAAGGTTCCCTGGGCGGAAGCGTCCGAGAAGATCGCGGCGATCACCGGGCAGACCGGCGACGAGGTCCGCGCGCTCGTCGCCGATGCACTCGCGAAGGATTCGCAGAGTCAGTACGCACCGCTGAAGAAGTCCCTCACCACCGAGCAGTACATCGAGCTGCGTGACCTGAAGCTCGCCTACCTCCACATGGAGGGACGGGAGACCCGGGTGTACCCGAACGGCGCGGTCGCCGGCAACATCCTCGGCTTCCTCGACGGCTCCGGAACGGCGCAGGCCGGTGTCGAGCAGCTGGGCGAAGAGTGCCTGGCGCCGATCGACGGCGAGGAGTCCTATCGCCGCGGCGCGAACGGCGTCGTGATCCCGGGAAGCGAGCGCACGGTGGATGCCGTGGACGGCGGCTCGGTGCAGTTGACCATCAACAGCGATCTGCAGTGGTACCTGCAGCAGATGGTCGGCGAAGAGGCGCGTAAGCAAGGAGCGAAGGGTGGCACCGTCACCGTCGTCGAGGCGAAGACGGGGAAGATCCGAGCGGCGGCGGAGTGGCCGTCCCTGGACCCCAACGACCTCGACTCCTCGACGCCCGAGACGCGATACAGCCAGATCTTCCACCGGGACTTCGAGCCGGGATCGACGTTCAAAGCCATCACCGCCGCCGCCGTCATCGAGGGCGCGGGACTGACGCCCCTGAGCACGGTCACCGCGTCGTCGCGGGAGACGTTCCCCAACGGCGCCGTGATCAACGATGCGTTCAACCACCCGGCGTACAACTACACCCTCGCCGGTGGACTCATCGACTCCTCGAACGTGGCGCTGTCGAAGTTCGGCACCAAGGTGAGTCCCGAGGTGCGCTACGACTACCTGGAGCGGTTCGGGGTCGGCGACAAGACGATCGACTTCCCCTCCGAGGTCGGGGGAACACTGCACCCGGTCAGCGAATGGGACAGCCAGTCGCTCTACACGACGACCTTCGGCCAGTACTACACGGTCACCGCCGCACAGCTCGCCGGCGCGTACCAGGCGATCGCCAACGGCGGCGAGAAGATCGATCTCTCGCTGGTCGAGTCCTGCACCAAAGCGGACGGCACCGTCGCCGCGCCCGACAAGCCGAAGCACGAGCAGATCATCGAGAAGCAGACCGCGGCCGAGATCACCCGCATGCTCGAGAACGTGGCCGTTCAGGGCGGTAACGCCGAGCGGATCCAGGTGCCCGGCTACCGTGTGACCAGCAAGACCGGTACCGCTCAGGTCGCAGACCCCGTCAACGGCGGCTACAAGAACGGCGTGTACTACACCAGCATGGTGGGCTTCGCGCCGGTGGACGATCCCCAGTACGTCGTCGTGGTCACCCTCGATGAGCCGACTAAGGTTGTATCGTCCGCGGCCACCGCATCCGCCTTCCAGAAGGCGATGACGCAGGTGATGAAAACGTATCGCGTGATGCCGTCCTCTGTCCCGATGGACGAGCTCCTTCCCAAGTTCGGATAG
- the rsmH gene encoding 16S rRNA (cytosine(1402)-N(4))-methyltransferase RsmH, which produces MNLRDIHTPVLLDRCVELLAPALQADGAVLVDATLGMGGHSEALLERFPNIRLVGLDRDTDALRIAGERLARFKDRVTLVHTVYDEIGLHAQGAAGILFDLGVSSLQLDEAERGFAYSKDAPLDMRMDQTKGVTAADVIATYNEGNLRRIFERYGEEKLAGRYARFIIDARQKQPITRSGQLVEILIAATPAAAQRAGHPAKRVFQALRIEVNRELNVLADAIPSAMDALSVGGRIVVMSYQSLEDRLVKQAFAAAAASTAPAGLPVELPEHAPKFRILTKGAELASDEERARNPRAIPVRLRAAEKLRESA; this is translated from the coding sequence ATGAACCTCCGAGACATTCACACCCCCGTACTGCTCGACCGCTGCGTCGAGCTGCTCGCTCCCGCCCTCCAGGCGGACGGAGCGGTGCTCGTCGATGCCACGCTCGGCATGGGCGGCCACTCGGAGGCGCTGCTCGAGCGCTTCCCGAACATCCGCCTCGTCGGACTAGACCGCGACACCGACGCCCTGCGCATCGCGGGGGAGCGGCTCGCGCGCTTCAAAGACCGCGTGACGCTCGTGCATACGGTGTACGACGAGATCGGCCTGCACGCCCAGGGCGCCGCGGGCATCCTCTTCGACCTCGGCGTCTCCTCGCTGCAGCTGGACGAGGCCGAGCGAGGATTCGCGTACTCGAAGGATGCTCCGCTCGACATGCGTATGGATCAGACCAAGGGCGTCACAGCGGCCGACGTCATCGCGACCTACAACGAGGGCAACCTGCGGCGCATCTTCGAGCGGTACGGCGAGGAGAAGCTCGCCGGCCGTTACGCGCGCTTCATCATCGATGCTCGGCAGAAGCAGCCGATCACGCGCTCCGGCCAGCTGGTCGAGATCCTGATCGCCGCGACTCCGGCGGCCGCTCAGCGCGCCGGGCACCCGGCCAAGCGCGTGTTCCAGGCCCTGCGCATCGAGGTGAACAGGGAGCTCAACGTGCTCGCCGATGCCATCCCGTCCGCGATGGATGCGCTCAGCGTCGGTGGACGCATCGTCGTGATGTCGTACCAGTCGCTCGAGGACCGCCTGGTCAAGCAGGCGTTCGCCGCCGCCGCAGCCTCGACTGCTCCGGCAGGGCTCCCCGTCGAGCTTCCCGAGCATGCTCCGAAGTTCCGCATCCTCACCAAGGGGGCGGAACTCGCCTCCGACGAAGAACGCGCGCGCAACCCGCGGGCGATCCCCGTGCGGCTCCGCGCCGCCGAGAAGCTGCGGGAGAGCGCATGA
- the mraZ gene encoding division/cell wall cluster transcriptional repressor MraZ, whose product MLLGTHSPKLDDKGRVILPAKFREDLGGGIVVTRGQERCLYVFSTAEFEAMHERIRQAPLANKQARDFMRLFLSGASAEMPDSQNRITIPAHLRQYAGLQKELIVTGVGAHAEIWDAESWNTYLAAGEETYSDLEQEVIPGLF is encoded by the coding sequence ATGCTGCTGGGTACGCACTCACCCAAGCTGGACGACAAAGGACGGGTCATCCTTCCTGCGAAGTTCCGCGAAGACCTCGGCGGCGGCATCGTCGTCACCCGAGGCCAGGAACGCTGCCTCTACGTCTTCAGCACGGCCGAGTTCGAGGCGATGCACGAGCGGATCCGTCAGGCCCCGCTCGCCAACAAGCAGGCGCGTGACTTCATGCGACTGTTCCTCTCCGGAGCGAGCGCGGAGATGCCCGACAGCCAGAACCGCATCACCATCCCCGCGCACCTGCGTCAGTACGCAGGTCTGCAGAAAGAGCTCATCGTCACCGGAGTCGGCGCACACGCCGAGATCTGGGATGCCGAGAGCTGGAACACCTACCTCGCCGCCGGCGAGGAGACCTACTCGGACCTCGAGCAGGAGGTGATTCCGGGACTCTTCTGA
- the murD gene encoding UDP-N-acetylmuramoyl-L-alanine--D-glutamate ligase — MSTDRLSGLTSWNADWRDLRVAVLGLSMTGFSVADTLAELGAEVLVLSESAEEEYARLLPVIGAALELGSLAEVPAALVDFAPEVVIASPGFSPSHSVIRWAQASGIAIWGDVELAWRVRDKVLRADGTPADWVLITGTNGKTTTTQLTASLLVEGGLRAAPCGNIGVPVLDAVRDPAGFDVLVVELSSHQLWYLGQSRPEGELFPHAAVCLNLADDHLVWHGSAQAYRDAKAVVYRNTRVACVYNKADEATRLMVEEAEVVEGARAIGFDLGIPGPSDLGIVEGLIVDRAFLDDRARSALELTTIAALDEAGLAAPHIVQNILAASALARSLGVEPEAIHTALQNFRLDAHRIQVIARHAGVTWVDDSKATNPHAAASSLRAYPGAVWIVGGDLKGVDIADLVADVGATARAAVVIGVERDSVVAAFQRHAPSVPVFEVDAGETGQVMNRVVEIASGIVEGEGTVLLAPAAASFDQFSSYADRGHRFAEAVRDWIDRGSADDAGVPPSAL, encoded by the coding sequence GTGTCGACTGATCGCCTGAGCGGACTCACGAGCTGGAACGCCGATTGGCGTGATCTCCGCGTCGCCGTGCTCGGCTTGTCGATGACGGGCTTCTCGGTGGCCGACACTCTCGCAGAGCTCGGTGCGGAGGTGCTCGTCCTCAGCGAGTCCGCAGAAGAGGAGTATGCGCGTCTGCTCCCGGTGATCGGTGCCGCGCTCGAACTCGGCTCCCTGGCCGAGGTGCCGGCCGCACTGGTGGACTTCGCCCCCGAAGTGGTGATCGCCTCGCCCGGTTTCTCGCCGTCGCACTCCGTGATCCGCTGGGCCCAGGCGTCGGGAATCGCGATCTGGGGCGATGTCGAACTCGCCTGGCGTGTCCGTGACAAGGTGCTCCGCGCCGACGGAACGCCGGCTGATTGGGTGCTCATCACCGGGACCAACGGCAAGACGACCACGACGCAGCTCACGGCCTCGCTGCTGGTCGAGGGTGGCCTTCGTGCGGCGCCCTGCGGCAACATCGGCGTACCCGTCCTCGACGCGGTGCGGGATCCCGCCGGCTTCGACGTGCTCGTGGTCGAGCTCTCCAGCCACCAGCTCTGGTACCTCGGCCAGTCGCGGCCCGAGGGCGAGCTCTTCCCCCACGCGGCCGTGTGCCTCAACCTCGCCGACGACCACCTGGTGTGGCACGGCAGCGCCCAGGCATATCGCGACGCGAAGGCCGTGGTCTACCGCAACACCCGCGTCGCCTGTGTCTACAACAAGGCCGATGAGGCGACCCGGCTCATGGTCGAAGAAGCCGAGGTCGTCGAAGGAGCCCGCGCGATCGGTTTCGATCTCGGCATCCCCGGACCGAGCGACCTCGGCATCGTGGAGGGGCTCATCGTCGACCGCGCCTTCCTCGACGACCGCGCACGCAGCGCTCTCGAGCTGACGACCATCGCGGCCCTGGACGAGGCCGGGCTCGCGGCTCCGCACATCGTCCAGAACATCCTCGCCGCCAGTGCTCTGGCGCGGTCACTGGGAGTCGAACCGGAGGCGATCCACACGGCGCTGCAGAATTTCCGGCTGGACGCGCACCGCATCCAGGTCATCGCGCGGCATGCGGGCGTCACCTGGGTTGACGACTCCAAGGCCACCAATCCGCACGCCGCGGCGTCGTCGCTGCGGGCCTACCCCGGCGCGGTGTGGATCGTCGGGGGTGACTTGAAGGGCGTCGACATCGCCGATCTGGTCGCCGATGTCGGTGCCACGGCGCGAGCCGCTGTCGTGATCGGGGTCGAGAGGGACTCCGTGGTCGCGGCATTCCAGCGACACGCGCCGTCGGTACCGGTGTTCGAGGTCGATGCTGGCGAGACTGGACAGGTCATGAACCGTGTCGTGGAGATCGCGTCGGGGATCGTCGAAGGCGAGGGCACAGTCCTGCTGGCCCCGGCGGCGGCATCGTTCGATCAGTTCTCGAGCTACGCGGATCGAGGTCACCGTTTCGCCGAGGCGGTGCGTGACTGGATAGACCGGGGGAGCGCCGATGACGCAGGTGTCCCGCCCTCCGCGCTCTGA
- the mraY gene encoding phospho-N-acetylmuramoyl-pentapeptide-transferase — protein MRSLIMSAAISLAFTLFLTPVFLRLFRKWGWGQVIRTPESVHNPSHEAKRGTPTMGGVIFIVGSIVGYFTGVLVSGEVPALSAILVIWLMVGFGAVGFIDDYMKVRSQRSLGLSGWRKVIGQLLVIIPFGIVALNFPNRWGQMPASPAISLFRDITWLNLFAFGVVLGWILYLVWISIIGVATSNSVNLTDGLDGLAAGAGVIVVGAYSVIAFWQFKQPCIGGDPDALGGFYEVRDPFNLAIIAASVAASLIGFLWWNAPKAKVFMGDVGSMAIGGVITAMAILTRTELLLLVIAGVFVLSSGSVILQRAYFKITRGKRLFLMSPFHHHLEMRGWSEVTIVVRMWIIAGLLAVSAVGLFYVEWLTRVD, from the coding sequence GTGAGGTCTCTCATCATGTCGGCGGCGATCTCGCTCGCCTTCACCCTGTTCCTGACTCCTGTCTTCCTCCGGCTCTTCCGGAAGTGGGGCTGGGGGCAGGTCATCCGCACCCCGGAGTCGGTGCACAATCCGAGCCACGAGGCGAAGCGCGGAACCCCCACCATGGGTGGCGTGATCTTCATCGTCGGATCCATCGTCGGCTACTTCACCGGCGTGCTGGTGAGCGGCGAGGTGCCGGCACTCTCGGCGATCCTGGTGATCTGGCTGATGGTCGGCTTCGGCGCCGTGGGCTTCATCGACGACTACATGAAGGTGCGCAGCCAGCGCAGCCTCGGGCTGTCCGGCTGGCGCAAGGTGATCGGCCAGTTGCTGGTCATCATCCCCTTCGGCATCGTCGCTCTGAACTTCCCGAACAGGTGGGGGCAGATGCCGGCGAGCCCCGCGATCTCGCTCTTCCGCGACATCACCTGGCTAAACCTCTTCGCCTTCGGCGTCGTCCTCGGCTGGATCCTCTACCTCGTGTGGATCTCGATCATCGGCGTCGCGACCTCGAACAGTGTGAACCTGACAGATGGTCTCGACGGTCTCGCCGCCGGGGCCGGAGTCATCGTCGTCGGCGCCTACAGCGTGATCGCGTTCTGGCAGTTCAAGCAGCCCTGCATCGGCGGCGATCCCGACGCCCTCGGCGGATTCTACGAGGTGCGCGACCCGTTCAACCTGGCCATCATCGCGGCATCGGTCGCCGCCAGCCTCATCGGGTTCCTCTGGTGGAACGCACCCAAGGCGAAGGTCTTCATGGGTGACGTCGGCTCGATGGCGATCGGCGGCGTGATCACCGCGATGGCGATCCTGACCCGCACCGAGCTTCTCCTGCTGGTGATCGCCGGCGTGTTCGTCCTGTCCTCCGGCTCCGTCATCCTGCAGCGGGCGTACTTCAAGATCACGCGCGGCAAGCGGCTGTTCCTGATGAGTCCCTTCCATCACCACCTTGAGATGCGCGGCTGGTCCGAGGTCACGATCGTGGTGCGCATGTGGATCATCGCCGGACTCCTTGCGGTCTCGGCGGTCGGCCTCTTCTACGTCGAGTGGCTCACCCGTGTCGACTGA